One Phalacrocorax aristotelis chromosome Z, bGulAri2.1, whole genome shotgun sequence DNA window includes the following coding sequences:
- the FANCG gene encoding Fanconi anemia group G protein isoform X6 produces MKRRRWVSPEPGCLQAWAAESQDLAGRWRAARCSGSGGAVAQEERRQRGGFGELLLRMRVLEAFGACGQDLSTEELWQKVLQEVTVEELQAPLHRLGALQAAWWLADSRLGSTTGLFRLLTNTEDQGRGRSSDGENELLYLLKAWRVPAEGVSLPLVQSAEDLKQILCTATVFLQGLQELEAGNFPTAISLLQEAAGGFCSKRVLAQIYTCLGCCAQRMGKPQIALQHLKRALQVDFQCLPALSHAATVYHELGEANAELQALALLYEALGKTPPAAASSSPYFLIRMELLVHTPILASLLRHRQPSEVKYLLAQRCLQYGRVADAAEHYLDFLALLQEGLQQQVPLDGGSALPRIPEVFLEAASALEQVGRHKDAITLCEEVISRTTGLIPQMLQVEERLDQLECPSPGAGLAGRLLSQKDSLCRLAWRAAGYLHQGWAWAELGKSKESITQFSRCLGDLLRVQLCGSSFEPAGSLMPEVEVLQKIRLLSLIGRGAQFLELGRHKEALLDFQHGLQISPGDLAAASYLVQALWELNRKQEAAARWQKLSQRAPGEDGQQEGQGRPFPLYLVSCLKQATFPHCESLTRSIQGCLGTGSQDPSG; encoded by the exons ATGAAGCGGCGGCGCTGGGTGTCCCCGGAGCCGGGCTGCCTGCAGGCCTGGGCTGCCGAAAGCCAGGACCTGGCCGGCCGCTGGCGG GCAGCGCGGTGCTCGGGGAGCGGCGGAGCGGTAGCGCAGGAGGAGCGACGGCAGCGAGGCGGCTTCGGGGAGCTGCTTCTAAGGATGCGGg ttctggagGCTTTTGGGGCCTGTGGGCAGGATCTCAGCACCGAGGAGCTGTGGcagaaggtgctgcaggaggtaactgtggaggagctgcaggcacCTTTGCACCGACTAGGGGCTCTGCAAGCGGCGTGGTGGCTGGCAGACAGCCGCCTGGGAAGTACCACCGGCCTCTTCCGGCTCCTGACCAACACAGAG GACCAGGGGAGAGGTCGCAGCAGTGATGGGGAGAACGAACTCCTCTACCTGCTCAAGGCATGGCGAGTACCCGCTGAGGGGGTCTCCCTGCCCCTTGTACAGAGCGCAGAGGACTTGAAACAGATCCTCTGCACCGCAACAGTCTTCCTGCAAG ggctgcaggagctggaggctggGAACTTCCCCACTGCCATCTCCCTCCTTCAGGAGGCTGCGGGAGGATTTTGCTCCAAGAGGGTCCTGGCCCAGATCTACACCTGCCTTGGCTGCTGTGCTCAGCGAATG GGCAAGCCTCAGATAGCCCTTCAGCACCTGAAACGGGCCCTCCAGGTAGACTTCCAGTGCCTTCCTGCCCTGTCCCATGCGGCAACAGTGTACCACGAGCTGGGGGAGGCCAACGCCGAGCTGCAGGCCCTGGCTCTGCTCTACGAG GCTCTGGGAAAAacccctccagcagctgcttccTCTAGTCCGTATTTCCTAATCCGAATGGAGCTCCTAGTCCACACACCAATACTAGCCTCTCTCCTTCGCCATCGCCAGCCCTCTGAAGTGAAGTACCTGCTGGCACAGCGGTGTCTCCAGTACGGGAG GGTGGCTGATGCTGCAGAACATTACCTGGATTTTCTGGCTCTGCTTcaggaggggctgcagcagcag GTGCCCCTGGACGGTGGCTCAGCTCTGCCCAGGATCCCTGAGGTGTTCCTGGAAGCAGCATCTGCCTTGGAGCAGGTCGGAAGGCACAAGGATGCCATAACCTTGTGTGAAGAGGTCATCAGCAGAACGACTGGCCTGATCCCACAGATGTTACAAGTGGAGGAGAGGCTGGATCAGCTGGAGTGCCCGTCACcaggggcagggctggcggGCAGACTCCTGTCCCAGAAGGACAGTCTGTGCCGCCTGGCCTGGAGAGCGGCTGGATACCTGCACCAGGGCTGGGCATGGGCTGAGCTGGGCAAGAGCAAGGAGTCTATTACACAGTTCAGCAG GTGCCTCGGCGATCTCTTGCGAGTTCAGCTTTGCGGGTCCAGCTTTGAACCAGCAG GGAGTCTCATGCCAGAAGTGGAGGTGCTCCAGAAGATCAGGTTGCTTTCTCTCATTGGGAGAGGTGCACAGTTCCTGGAGCTGGGGAGGCACAAGGAAGCCTTGTTGGATTTCCAGCACGGTTTGCAGATCTCACCGG GTGACTTGGCTGCTGCCTCCTACCTGGTGCAGGCCTTGTGGGAACTGAACCGAAAGCAGGAGGCGGCAGCTCGCTGGCAGAAGCTCTCCCAGCGTGCCCCTGGAGAGGATGGGCAAcaggaagggcagggaag gCCCTTCCCCTTGTACCTGGTGTCGTGTCTGAAGCAGGCGACGTTCCCACACTGTGAATCTCTTACCAGAAGCATACAGGGTTGTCTCGGGACCGGAAGCCAGGACCCCTCAGGCTGa